In the Nitrospirota bacterium genome, one interval contains:
- a CDS encoding phospho-N-acetylmuramoyl-pentapeptide-transferase yields the protein MLYKLLLALQPYFSPLNVFRYITFRTALAVLTAMVVSLVIGPCMIRWLKRISITQQIRNDGPQTHLKKSGTPTMGGIIILIAMLVTLFCWGDLSNKYMWIMIISLIGYGAIGLLDDYLKVIRKNPKGLRAWYKFGAQISIALVIGLVLYSNPDDPYRSELIVPFFKKWFFDIGWFYIPFSVLVIVGSSNAVNLTDGIDGLAIGLVGIAALANMLLVYISGNAKFSQYLGVYFLPGTGELTVFCGAMLGAALGFLWFNAYPADVFMGDVGSLGLGGALGTLAVITKHEIALAVVGGIFVIETFSVIAQVASFKLTGKRIFRMAPIHHHFELMGWPESKVIVRFWIVGIMLALLSLATLKLR from the coding sequence CGCGATGGTCGTATCGCTGGTCATAGGGCCGTGCATGATACGGTGGCTTAAGAGGATCAGCATAACCCAGCAGATCCGCAATGACGGTCCCCAGACACATCTCAAGAAATCAGGGACGCCCACCATGGGCGGGATCATTATCCTCATTGCGATGCTTGTGACACTCTTTTGCTGGGGAGATCTTTCCAATAAGTATATGTGGATCATGATCATCTCGCTGATCGGATACGGCGCAATTGGCCTGCTTGATGATTATCTCAAGGTGATCCGAAAAAATCCGAAAGGACTGAGGGCCTGGTATAAGTTCGGCGCGCAGATCAGCATCGCACTGGTGATCGGTCTGGTGCTCTATTCCAATCCGGACGACCCGTACCGGTCCGAGCTTATCGTGCCATTTTTCAAAAAATGGTTCTTTGATATCGGCTGGTTTTATATCCCCTTTTCCGTGCTCGTGATCGTCGGATCGTCAAATGCCGTGAATCTTACAGACGGCATAGACGGTCTTGCTATCGGCCTGGTCGGCATTGCGGCCCTTGCCAACATGCTGCTGGTCTACATCTCCGGGAACGCGAAGTTCTCGCAGTATCTGGGTGTCTATTTCCTGCCCGGCACAGGAGAACTGACCGTATTTTGCGGCGCCATGTTAGGCGCTGCGCTTGGGTTTCTCTGGTTTAATGCGTATCCTGCCGATGTCTTCATGGGAGATGTCGGCTCGTTGGGCCTGGGTGGAGCGCTCGGCACGCTTGCGGTAATCACAAAGCATGAGATCGCCCTTGCGGTAGTCGGCGGGATCTTTGTGATAGAGACTTTTTCTGTCATAGCACAGGTTGCATCGTTCAAGCTTACAGGCAAAAGGATATTCAGAATGGCGCCTATCCATCACCATTTTGAGTTGATGGGGTGGCCGGAATCCAAAGTGATCGTCCGGTTCTGGATCGTCGGAATAATGCTGGCGTTGCTCAGTCTCGCAACGCTCAAATTGAGGTGA